A genomic region of Aureimonas populi contains the following coding sequences:
- the clpB gene encoding ATP-dependent chaperone ClpB, with protein MNMEKYTERARGFVQAAQAAALTRDHQQFSPEHLLKALVDDDEGMATGLIERAGGRPQDVRLGVDAALEAMPKVSGGAGQMYLAPALAKVFATAEEIARKAGDSFVTVERLLLALAMERSAKTASILEKAGVTPQALNAAVNDIRKGRTADSASAEQGYDALKKYARDLTAGAREGKLDPVIGRDDEIRRTIQVLSRRTKNNPVLIGEPGVGKTAIAEGLALRIVNGDVPESLRDKQLMALDMGALIAGAKYRGEFEERLKSVLSEVTSSDGGIILFIDEMHTLVGAGKADGAMDASNLLKPALARGELHCVGATTLDEYRKHVEKDPALARRFQPVFVSEPTVEDTISILRGLKEKYEQHHKVRISDSALVAAAQLSNRYITDRFLPDKAIDLVDEGAARLRMAVDSKPEALDEIDRRVVQLKIEREALKKENDDGARARLERLEVELAGLEEESDRLTASWQAEKSKLGHAADLKKRLEDARNELAIAQRKGEFQRAGELAYGEIPQLERELTEAEAADRHGSMVEETVTPDHVAQVVSRWTGIPVDRMLEGEREKLLRMEDVLARRVVGQGEAVQAVSKAVRRARAGLQDPNRPIGSFIFLGPTGVGKTELTKALASFLFDEETAMVRLDMSEFMEKHSVARLIGAPPGYVGYEEGGVLTEAVRRRPYQVILFDEIEKAHPDVFNVLLQVLDDGRLTDGQGRTVDFRNTMIVMTSNLGADYLTALGDDEDVDKVRDKVMEVVRMAFRPEFLNRVDETILFHRLKRSEMGAIVDIQMKRLESLLEDREIVLELGEDARAWLADRGYDPAYGARPLKRVIQREVQDPLAERILLGQVKDEDRVKIAAGTDRLIFHVVGSKRDAAGERVAA; from the coding sequence ATGAACATGGAAAAATACACCGAGCGCGCGCGCGGCTTCGTGCAGGCGGCGCAGGCCGCGGCCCTGACCCGCGACCACCAGCAGTTCTCGCCCGAACACCTCCTGAAGGCGCTGGTCGATGACGACGAGGGCATGGCGACGGGCCTGATCGAACGCGCAGGGGGCCGTCCGCAGGACGTGCGCCTGGGCGTGGACGCGGCTCTGGAGGCGATGCCGAAAGTGTCCGGCGGCGCTGGCCAGATGTATCTGGCGCCCGCGCTGGCCAAGGTCTTCGCCACCGCCGAGGAGATCGCCCGGAAGGCCGGCGACAGCTTCGTGACGGTCGAGCGCCTGCTCCTGGCGCTGGCCATGGAGCGCTCGGCCAAAACCGCTTCTATCCTGGAGAAGGCAGGGGTGACGCCGCAGGCGCTCAACGCCGCCGTCAACGATATCCGCAAGGGCCGCACCGCCGACTCCGCCTCCGCCGAGCAGGGTTACGACGCGCTGAAGAAGTACGCGCGCGACCTGACCGCCGGCGCGCGCGAGGGCAAGCTCGACCCGGTGATCGGGCGCGACGACGAGATCCGCCGCACCATCCAGGTCCTTTCGCGCCGCACCAAGAACAATCCCGTTCTGATCGGCGAGCCGGGCGTGGGCAAGACCGCCATCGCCGAAGGGCTGGCGCTGCGCATCGTCAATGGCGATGTGCCCGAGAGCTTGCGCGACAAGCAGTTGATGGCGCTCGACATGGGCGCGCTGATCGCGGGCGCGAAATATCGCGGCGAATTCGAGGAGCGGCTGAAGTCGGTCCTGTCGGAGGTGACGTCCTCCGATGGCGGCATCATCCTGTTCATCGACGAGATGCACACGCTGGTGGGCGCCGGCAAGGCGGACGGGGCGATGGACGCCTCCAACCTGTTGAAGCCCGCCCTCGCGCGCGGAGAGCTGCACTGCGTCGGCGCGACCACGCTGGACGAGTACCGCAAGCATGTGGAGAAGGACCCGGCGCTGGCCCGGCGCTTCCAGCCCGTCTTCGTCTCCGAGCCGACGGTGGAGGACACGATCTCCATCCTGCGCGGCCTGAAGGAGAAGTACGAGCAGCACCACAAGGTGCGCATCTCCGACAGCGCGCTGGTGGCCGCCGCGCAGCTTTCCAACCGCTACATCACCGACCGCTTCCTGCCCGACAAGGCCATCGACCTCGTGGACGAGGGCGCCGCGCGCCTGCGCATGGCCGTGGATTCCAAGCCCGAGGCGCTGGACGAGATCGACCGGCGCGTCGTGCAGCTCAAGATCGAGCGCGAGGCGCTGAAGAAGGAGAACGACGACGGCGCGCGGGCCCGGCTGGAGCGCCTCGAGGTGGAACTGGCGGGCCTGGAGGAGGAATCCGACCGGCTGACGGCATCCTGGCAGGCGGAGAAGTCGAAGCTCGGCCACGCCGCCGACCTCAAGAAGCGGCTGGAGGATGCGCGCAACGAGCTGGCCATCGCCCAGCGCAAGGGCGAGTTCCAGCGCGCCGGCGAGCTTGCCTATGGCGAGATCCCGCAGCTCGAGCGCGAGCTGACCGAGGCCGAGGCCGCCGACAGGCACGGCTCCATGGTGGAGGAGACGGTGACGCCCGACCACGTGGCGCAGGTCGTCTCCCGCTGGACGGGCATTCCGGTGGACCGGATGCTGGAAGGCGAGCGCGAGAAGCTCCTGCGCATGGAGGACGTGCTGGCCAGGCGTGTCGTGGGGCAGGGCGAGGCGGTGCAGGCGGTGTCCAAGGCCGTGCGCCGCGCGCGGGCGGGCCTTCAGGACCCCAACCGGCCGATCGGCTCCTTCATCTTCCTCGGCCCCACGGGTGTGGGCAAGACGGAGCTGACCAAGGCGCTGGCGAGCTTCCTCTTCGACGAGGAGACCGCGATGGTGCGGCTCGACATGTCGGAGTTCATGGAGAAGCACTCCGTGGCCCGGCTGATCGGCGCGCCTCCGGGCTATGTCGGCTACGAGGAAGGCGGCGTCCTGACGGAAGCCGTTCGCCGCCGGCCCTATCAGGTGATCCTGTTCGACGAGATCGAGAAGGCGCATCCCGACGTGTTCAACGTCCTGCTCCAGGTGCTGGACGACGGGCGGCTGACGGACGGGCAGGGCCGCACGGTGGACTTTCGCAACACCATGATCGTCATGACCTCCAATCTGGGCGCGGACTACCTGACCGCGCTCGGCGACGACGAGGATGTCGACAAGGTGCGCGACAAGGTGATGGAGGTCGTGCGCATGGCGTTCCGGCCCGAATTCCTGAACCGCGTGGACGAAACCATCCTGTTCCACCGCCTGAAGCGTTCGGAGATGGGCGCCATCGTCGATATCCAGATGAAGCGGCTGGAAAGCCTGCTGGAGGATCGCGAGATCGTTCTGGAACTGGGCGAGGACGCACGGGCCTGGCTGGCCGACCGCGGCTACGACCCCGCCTATGGCGCGCGCCCGCTCAAGCGCGTGATCCAGCGCGAGGTGCAGGACCCGCTGGCCGAGCGCATCCTGCTCGGGCAGGTGAAGGACGAGGACCGCGTGAAGATCGCCGCCGGCACCGACCGGCTGATCTTCCACGTCGTGGGCTCCAAGCGCGACGCGGCGGGCGAGCGCGTGGCGGCCTGA
- a CDS encoding PRC-barrel domain-containing protein, whose protein sequence is MSYTPARAADDLQTGVDAIEASRVNGTKVYNTQGDSLGHIYDVVIGKRDGKVRYAIMSFGGFLGIGEEYHPLPWEVLKYDERQGGYVVGLTRDQLEGAPRYGEANRPSWNDEAYGRRVSDYYGVAYY, encoded by the coding sequence ATGTCCTACACCCCAGCACGCGCGGCGGACGACCTGCAGACCGGCGTCGACGCCATCGAGGCCAGCCGCGTCAACGGCACGAAGGTCTACAACACGCAGGGCGACAGCCTCGGCCATATCTACGACGTCGTGATCGGCAAGCGCGACGGCAAGGTGCGCTACGCCATCATGTCCTTCGGGGGCTTTCTCGGCATCGGCGAGGAATATCACCCGCTGCCGTGGGAGGTGCTGAAATATGACGAGCGCCAGGGCGGCTACGTGGTGGGCCTGACCCGCGACCAGCTCGAAGGCGCGCCGCGCTACGGTGAGGCGAACCGCCCGAGCTGGAACGATGAAGCCTATGGCCGGCGCGTCAGCGACTATTACGGCGTCGCCTATTACTGA
- a CDS encoding L,D-transpeptidase family protein → MTIRSKICQTVFSLAILAGLGGPSLAQYYEPYRAYDPYRDSPYYESYDSAQRGGESFVDQYGRVITIDEYGRIVSIQEARGAPTRGGAIILDGPPPPGAVLEGRAGTRPPGADFGAPSDPYGQEWSYEGPGYDGPIDSAPLSAPSQDAAVPPGADPYATGSIGPNMPAEGIQQQESDPAPVVAGPSGPDSRAQIAAFQVILDRAGASPGVIDGKMGSNVNKAVAAYEEMTGRRIDFTNPQALAEELDATGGPAITTYTITNEDVGGPYVASIPSDYSEKALLDHMSYERVSEMLAERFHMDEQYLIDINPGADFSRPGTMLKVMNTGQNVTTPVVRIEADKGRTQVRAYDAAGNLVAAYPSTIGSSSTPSPTGTVEVTRIAVDPNYTYNPKINFQQGENTGILTIPPGPNGPVGTVWIALSKPTYGIHGTPEPSQIGKTNSYGCIRLTNWDAKELAKLVSPGVTVEFIE, encoded by the coding sequence ATGACGATCCGGTCGAAAATCTGCCAGACGGTTTTCTCTCTCGCGATACTCGCGGGGCTGGGGGGGCCGTCGCTGGCGCAGTATTACGAGCCGTATCGCGCTTACGACCCCTATCGCGACAGCCCCTATTACGAATCCTACGATTCGGCCCAGCGCGGCGGGGAGAGCTTCGTCGACCAGTACGGGCGCGTCATCACCATCGACGAGTATGGGCGCATCGTCTCCATCCAGGAGGCGCGCGGCGCCCCCACGCGCGGCGGCGCCATCATCCTCGACGGCCCGCCGCCGCCGGGCGCGGTGCTGGAAGGGCGCGCGGGCACCCGCCCGCCCGGCGCCGATTTCGGCGCGCCGAGCGATCCCTATGGCCAGGAATGGAGCTACGAGGGGCCGGGCTATGACGGGCCGATCGATTCCGCGCCCCTTTCCGCGCCCTCGCAGGACGCCGCCGTGCCGCCGGGCGCCGACCCCTACGCCACCGGCTCCATCGGCCCGAACATGCCCGCCGAGGGCATCCAGCAGCAGGAGAGCGACCCCGCCCCGGTCGTCGCCGGGCCGAGCGGGCCCGATTCCCGCGCCCAGATCGCCGCCTTCCAGGTGATCCTCGACCGCGCCGGCGCCTCGCCCGGCGTGATCGACGGCAAGATGGGCTCCAACGTCAACAAGGCCGTGGCCGCCTATGAGGAGATGACCGGGCGCCGGATCGACTTCACCAACCCGCAGGCGCTGGCCGAGGAACTGGACGCCACGGGCGGGCCGGCGATCACCACCTACACCATTACCAACGAGGATGTGGGCGGGCCCTATGTCGCCTCGATTCCGAGCGACTATTCCGAGAAGGCGCTTCTCGACCACATGTCCTACGAGCGCGTCTCGGAGATGCTGGCCGAGCGCTTCCACATGGACGAGCAATATCTCATCGACATCAATCCGGGCGCCGACTTCTCCCGGCCGGGCACGATGCTGAAGGTGATGAACACCGGGCAGAACGTGACGACGCCCGTGGTGCGCATCGAGGCCGACAAGGGCCGCACGCAGGTGCGCGCCTATGATGCGGCCGGCAATCTCGTGGCCGCCTATCCCTCCACCATCGGCTCGTCATCCACGCCCTCGCCCACCGGCACGGTGGAGGTGACGCGCATCGCCGTCGATCCGAACTACACCTACAACCCCAAGATCAACTTCCAGCAGGGCGAGAACACGGGCATCCTCACCATCCCGCCCGGCCCCAACGGCCCGGTCGGCACGGTCTGGATCGCTCTGTCCAAGCCCACCTACGGCATCCACGGCACGCCGGAGCCTTCGCAGATCGGCAAGACCAACAGCTATGGCTGCATCCGGCTGACCAACTGGGACGCCAAGGAACTGGCCAAGCTGGTGTCGCCGGGCGTCACGGTGGAGTTCATCGAGTAG
- a CDS encoding DUF4167 domain-containing protein, whose translation MRPGQQNKRMRGRGGRKGPNPLSRSYESNGPDVKIRGTAQHIAEKYATLARDASSSGDRVMAENYLQHAEHYGRIVAAAQGSFQPSQNDRDFESEGDEDEGEDGAEAGFNGAERSQNERVQGDRPQGERFNNGQNRENNNRDGNGRREFRERNERGDRGERRDRPQGTGPQPYARGEGEGGEGGGENGLRQRRERPRGERRFEERFSRGREEGEREGDAQQPVSEERPLDVAAPAPAPVAEEAAPQEAAPRRRARPRRGEDKPAEVTAEIPSPATESPASIEAHSPAAADAAAAPARRRRTTRAAAAEAPAPEAAAEEAPAKRRPGRPRKKKPDEEAGGEGGLPAFLLASED comes from the coding sequence ATGAGGCCAGGACAGCAGAACAAGCGGATGCGGGGACGTGGCGGGCGCAAGGGCCCCAATCCGCTGTCTCGCAGCTACGAGTCGAACGGCCCGGACGTGAAGATCCGGGGTACGGCGCAGCATATCGCGGAGAAATACGCCACGCTCGCCCGCGACGCTTCCTCCTCCGGCGACCGCGTCATGGCCGAGAACTACCTCCAGCACGCCGAGCATTACGGCCGCATCGTCGCCGCCGCGCAAGGGTCCTTCCAGCCCAGCCAGAATGACCGCGACTTCGAATCCGAGGGTGACGAGGACGAGGGCGAGGACGGCGCCGAGGCCGGCTTCAACGGGGCCGAGCGCTCCCAGAACGAGCGTGTCCAGGGCGATCGTCCGCAGGGCGAGCGCTTCAACAACGGCCAGAACCGCGAGAACAACAATCGCGACGGCAACGGACGTCGCGAGTTTCGCGAGAGGAACGAGCGGGGCGATCGCGGCGAGCGGCGCGACAGGCCGCAGGGCACCGGGCCGCAGCCCTATGCGCGCGGCGAGGGCGAAGGCGGCGAGGGCGGCGGCGAGAACGGCTTGCGCCAGCGCCGCGAGCGCCCGCGCGGCGAGCGCCGTTTCGAGGAGCGCTTCAGCCGTGGCCGCGAGGAGGGCGAGCGCGAAGGCGATGCTCAGCAGCCGGTGAGCGAGGAGCGCCCGCTCGACGTCGCGGCGCCCGCGCCCGCCCCGGTCGCCGAGGAGGCGGCCCCGCAGGAGGCCGCTCCGCGCCGGCGCGCGCGCCCGCGGCGCGGCGAGGACAAGCCGGCGGAAGTGACGGCCGAGATTCCCTCGCCCGCCACCGAGTCTCCGGCCAGCATCGAGGCGCACTCGCCGGCAGCGGCCGATGCGGCGGCCGCGCCTGCGCGCCGCCGCCGCACCACCCGCGCGGCGGCGGCCGAGGCCCCGGCGCCTGAAGCGGCGGCGGAAGAGGCCCCGGCCAAGCGCCGCCCCGGCCGCCCGCGCAAGAAGAAGCCGGACGAGGAGGCAGGCGGCGAGGGCGGCCTTCCCGCCTTCCTCCTCGCCTCCGAGGACTGA